GTTGCCGACCTGTTTTTTATCTCTCTGCGCAAAACCCTGAGTGCCAATCATTAAAAATAGCACCGCAAACATAAAAATTCTCTTTCCCAACTTTCTGTTTCCTATTAAAAATTCCAGCAGCAAAAACGCAAGAGCTATTGCAAGGAAGTACATAAACTGCTCATCATACTCCTCAAATGCAAGGGCTTTGTAACTCTGCTTGCTTAACTCTCTAATTTTATCAAGTATCACATCCAGACCAAACTCGGCATCTCCCGCCTTAACATACGCTCCATCACCCGCCTTTGCAATCTCCTGCAAACCAGTCTCGTCCAGCTTTGTGACAACAATATTTCCCTGCTTGTCCTTCATAAGTCCGCCGCCGGCCATCGGAATCGGCTGACCCTGAGGTGTTCCAACACCTATGCAATAAACTCTGATTCCCGCCTCGCGAGCAGACTGTGCGGCAGCAACTGCATCATCCTCATGGTTTTCACCGTCGGTGATCACAATAATTGCCTTATTATCTTTGCCTGCCATTCCCTCTTCTGAAAAACTCTTTGCGCAAGTCTCAATGGCATCTCCAATTGCAGTTCCCTGAATTGGGACAGATGACGTATTTATGCTGTTCAAAAAAGCGGTTGCGGAGACATAATCTGCTGTAATTGGGAGTTGTACAAAAGATTGTCCTGCAAATACAACCAGACCTATGCGGTCATTGTGAAGCCTATTTACAAGATGGGCAATATCCATCTTTGCCCTCTCCAAACGGTTTGGAGAATAATCACGAGCAAGCATGGAATTTGAGACATCCAGCGCTATCATAATCTCTGAACCTTTATCATCGCTCTCCTTAAGCTTTGCTCCAATCTGAGGCCTTGCAAGACCCAGCATTAAAAACAGCCACGCCAAAGAGAAGCAGGTAAGTTTAACCCACCCTATAGACTTTGACCTCTCCGGCATCAATTTGTCTACCAGCTCCGGAGTTCCGAACTTTGCAATTCTCTTGTTTCTTCCTCTTCTGTAAAGTGCATAAAATAAGTAGAATAGAGGAATAACAAATATTAAAAACAAATATAACGGTTGTGCAAAATGTAACATATCTCCTCCTCCTAATCAGGTAAATGTTTAGTAACAAACAACCTCATAATTATCTCAAGCGCAACGGCCAGGAAAGCTATAAGCGCAAAGGCCATATAAAGCTCTCTGTATTTAGGGAATGAGTTCACGATGGTTTTGCTCTTCTCCATCTTGTTAATCTCATGATAAATTTCCATCAGCTTTGTATTGTCTGTCGCCCTGAAATATTTTCCGCCAGTCTCCTTTGCAATACCTTGCAAAAGAGGTTCATCAATCTCAACTTTCATATCCTGAACTTGTACTCCGTAAGGAGTCATAAACGGATACGGCGCAACTCCCATTGCACCAACGCCTATAGTATAAACTCTTATGCCATAAGTTCTTGCAATTTCCGCCGCCATCTGCGGAGAAATCTCTCCGGTGTTATTCACACCATCTGTCAGCAAAATAATCACGCGGCTCTTTGCGGGAGAATCTTTCAATCTTGCAACCGCAGTTGCAAGTCCGTTTCCTATTGCCGTACCATCCTCTATCTCATCACAATTAATCTCCTTCATCAAATTAATAAGAGATGCACGGTCCGTAGTAAGAGGAGATTGAGTATAACTCTCTCCGGCAAAAACCACAATTCCCATTCTGTCCGCAGGACGCTGAGAAATAAATTGTATCGCAATCTGCTTTGCGGCAGAAATCCTATCAGGTTTAAAATCCATCGCGAGCATACTGGTTGACACATCCATATCCAGCACAATATCAATGCCTTCCGTGCTTACCTTCTCCAGCTTTGAAGAGGAGCGCGGACGCGCAATTGCAAGGATTAAAAATGAAATTGCAACGCACCTTAAGACAAACGGAACATGCTTTAAAATCTTCTGAAAAACTCCGGCGTTATATTTCCACGGAGTAATTGTAGGAACCAGCAAATAAGGCTCCTTCCCCTTAATCTCTCTCCAAATATACAGGAATATTACAGGGATTAAAATCAGCAGAAGCCACAATAATTTTGGATACTCAAAAAACATTATTTCTCCTCCTCCTTTTTATTCCCGACAGGTCCATCTGTCTTTTTTGTATTCTGTTTATTATCAGCACTCTTGGCCGCCTGGTCAGCAGCAGTCCTAGCAGCTTTATCAGCTTGCTTCTTTGCAGCAGCTTCAGCCCTTTCTTCTTGTTCCTTCAGCTCTTGCATGTATGCAAAGTTCACAAAGTTTTCTGCGGCAGGAATTGCATTCTCATTCTCATCCGGAAGCGGAGAATATTTTGCAAACTTTACAAGATCCGCAACCTTAAACATCTCCCCAAGATTATTATAAGTTTTCTCTTCTATCTTCTTGTCCTGCAGACTCTCCATGATTTCAGTAGAGGTCTTCTCCATTGCTCCGAAACCATAACGCTTCTGAATATACTCTCTTAAAGTATCTGTAATTCCGGTGAAGTATTGCTTCTCTTTCCCGCTCTGCCATAGCTTCTCATCTCTTAATTTTTCCAGTTTCTTAAGAGCTATAACGTGAGGCGGAATTTTAATTTTGCTTCTTCCGAAGAAGTCTTTGTTCTGCGCCTTAAGTTTAAAGTATCTTGTTATGCAATAAGCAATTGCAGCAAGCAGCAAAAGCAAAAGAATCCAAGGGATAAAATCTCTGAAAGTAATTGGATACTTCATTTGTGAATCCTTTACTCCAAGCTGATAAGGTTTGAAGGAGGCTGTATCCACAGGAATCGTACTAACGGCAAGCTCATTCTCGCTCAGCTTTACCGTATCTATCTGACCCTTCTTGTTACCCATAAGAATCACGGGAGCAGGAAGTTTGTAATATCCGCTGTCAAAGGAAGTTATAATAGCTTTTGCACGCAATTTGCGCACTCCGTCTTTGAAGGAGAGCGTATCAATAACAAAATCCTGAACAACTTCTACGGTACCAGCCTGAGCGGGCTGAACCATTTGTGAAGGTCCCGGTTGCGCGACCATAGATGCAGAAGTTGAATCCGGAAGGCCGGTACTCTGCGGCATTTGCGCAGCTTGCGCTGGCATTGCAACTTGCTGCGGCTGAGCTATCTGCGTTGCAGCGGCAGAATCCTGAGGCATTTCCTCTCCTCCCTGCGCTCCGGCAGAAACAGCTGCAAGTGTCTGAGCATAAGGTATCACCTGAATTGGAGCTTTGTCGGGAACTGAAAAATCAGCGCTCATAACTACCTGGTCTCCAATTAAAATAGAGTCGCGGGAAAGCGTCGGATTCTTCACGTCTTTCTTCTCAGATTTATTTGCATGTCCGCACGCAGCAAGAGCAGCAACACAGCCGACAATTAAAAGTATATGCTTAAAACCTCTCATCTCTGCTTAAAAAACTTTATCAAACTCTTCACATAATCCTCATTGGTACAAATGCTTACAGAATCTACGCGGTACTTGTTGAAAAGCTGCTGCGCCTGTTTTAAAACTTCCTGTCCCCATTGAGAATAGTAATCTCTCACATAAATGCTTGCCGTATCAACCCAGCTTTCTCTCCCGCTCTCAGCATCTCTCACTCTCACAAAACCCACATTAGGAATCTCTCTTTCCCTTGGGTCATAGACATTTATGAAAGAGATATCATGGCGGTTAACCGCAATCTTAAGAGCCTCCTCATAGTTAGGTCTGCAATCTTTGTCAACATCATACAAATCCGTCAGGACAAAGGCAGTACACTTTTTCTTTATTGCATTTGTCAAAAACCTCAGCGCCTCTGAAATATTTGTCCCCTGCGCAGTTGGCTTAAATTCAAGCAATTCGCTTATAATTCTTAAAAGATGACTTCTCCCCTTCTTTGGAGGAATGAACTTCTCAACCTTGGAGGAGAAAAACAGCGCCCCAACTTTATCATTGTTGATAGAGGCTGAAAATGAGAGAACTGCAGCAATTTCCGCTGCCAAATCTCTTTTGCTTTTTTCCGTTGTTCCAAAAATTCCGGAAGAACTGACATCAATCAGCAGCACAACCGTGAGCTCCCTCTCCTCCTCATACACTTTGATGTAAGGCGAACGCAACCTGGCAGTTACATTCCAGTCCATACTGCGCACATCATCTCCAAACTGATACTCGCGCACCTCGCTGAATGCCATACCTCTCCCTTTAAATGCAGAGTGATACTCACCCGCAAATATCTGATGAGAAAGAGATCTGGTTCTTATCTCTATCTTCCTTACTTTACTTAGTAAATCTGTATCCATTTACTTGCTCTCCAACACAAAAATTCTATTAAGGAACTTCAACAACATTAACAACATCAGTAATTATATTCTCCGGTGTAATATTCTCTGCCTCAGCCTCATAAGTAAGACCAATTCTGTGTCTCATAACCTCATAGCAAACGGCGCGGACATCCTCCGGAATAACATAACCTCTTCTCTTGATAAATGCATAAGCCTTGGCAGCCTTTGCAAGTGAGATACTTGCACGCGGAGAAGCTCCGTACTGAATCAAATTCTTAAGTTTGCCAAGTCCGTATTCCTGCGGAGTTCTTGTTGCATAAACTATATCTACAATGTATTTTTCAATCTTCTCATCCATGTAAACATCTTTAACAACGCTTCTTGCACGGATGATATCTTCCGGCTTCAAAACTGTACTTGCCTTAGGGAACTGCTGGGCATTGTGCATTCTGATAATCATCTTCTCCTCATCTTTCTTAGGATAATTAACAATTACCTTCAGCATGAAACGGTCCATCTGAGCCTCAGGAAGAGGATATGTACCCTCCTGCTCTATAGGGTTTTGCGTAGCCATAACCAAGAACGGATCTGGCAATTTGTAAGTCTGGTCGCCAATTGTAACCTCCCTCTCCTGCATGGCCTCCAGCAATGCGGACTGAACCTTTGCAGGTGAACGGTTAATTTCATCCGCAAGAACAAAGTTTGCAAATACGGGACCCTGCTTAACCTGGAACTGCTCGCTCTTCTGACTGTAAATCATTGTGCCCACAATATCTGCCGGCAACAAATCCGGAGTAAATTGAATCCTATTAAACTTTGCATCAATGATATCAGCCAATGTGCTGATAGCCAAAGTTTTTGCCAATCCGGGCATTCCTTCCAGCAGCAAATGTCCGTCTGCAAGAAGACCAATCATCAAATCCTCAACCAAGTGCTTCTGCCCCACAATCACCTTGTTCATCTCCATTGTGATAATGTCCACAAAGGCACTCTCTTTCTGAATTCTGTCATTCAGTTCCTTAATGTTTACACTCTCCATATAAAATTATTTTTTGTCTATTTTTTCTCTCTATCTTTGCCCTGTCGGGATAAAAATATTTTTCCTCCCGACAGCTTTATGAAATATTTTATCCGTCTTTCATATAACGGCGCCCCCTTCAGCGGCTGGCAAATTCAAAAAAACGCAAACAGCGTTCAGGAGGAACTTCAAAAGGCTTTCTCCACTCTCCTAAAAGAGAAGATTGAAATTACCGGTGCGGGAAGAACAGACAGCGGAGTCAACGCCGTCAACTATATAGCCCATACGGAAATTTCATCTATTGGTAAAAACCCGGCTGAGTTTCTTTACAAAATAAATGCCATTCTGCCCAAAGAAATAGTAGTAAAGAACATTTTTAAAATGCCCGCCTCCGCTCATGCAAGATTTGATGCGGTGAGCAGGACCTACAAATACTTCTTAACGCTTGAAAAAGAACCGTTTAACTCAGCTTTTACATACTTTTACAGACCCGGGCAGCTGGATTTTGAAGCTATGAATAAGGCGGCAAAGTACTTCCTTGGAGAGCAAGATTTTACCAGCCTGGAAAAACTGCACAGCGGAGCGCAAAATGCCATCTGCAACGTAACCGCCGCCTGCTGGGAACGTCAAGCCGGCAGCACAGCGGCAGGAACCCGCGGCGCAGCGGCAGGAACCGGTGGCGCAGCAGCAGAAACCGGCGGCGCAGCTTTTATAATACCCTGTGCAACAGATATATATGTATTCACTGTTACATCAAACAGATTCCTGCGCAATATGGTCAGAGCAATGGTAGGTTCACTTTTGGAAGTTGGCAGCGGCAAACGCAAACCGGAGTGGATTGCAGAGATGCTTGCCCGCAAAGACAGATGCGCCGCCGGTTACTCCGTCCCCGGCAATGCCCTATTCCTTACAGAGATACGCTATCCATATCCGATAGAATAATCCTACGATTCTCAATCCCGGGTAATGATAACAAGGCATAAAAAATAACGGGCTCTTTTCGCCCGTTATTTTTTTGCCCGCGCGCCACGTGGCGCGCTGCCTCCTCGTGGCGGCAGCCACGTAAACCACTAATTGCCAGCATGCTTTGTATGCTGGCAACTCGCAGACTGCACAGCAGGCTGCGTGAAGATGCTACCGCTTAAGAACGCACAGAAAGGCAAAAAGTTAATCTATTGATAATGTGTTAATTGCAAGGTCTACGATTTTTGAGGGGATAAAAACGCCGTAACTTACTGATAGTCAGATAGGGTAATTTTTGCCTTTTTGTGCGTTCTGGAGGGGGTGGCAAAGTGCTTCTCCACGCATCCTATAGAGGTGGTATGCACAGTACATTTCTACGCGTCCAGGTGTGAAACGAAAAACCGCTTCGCAGAGCTTATATTTGGGTTTTTATTAAAATACAGATAT
The window above is part of the Bacteroidales bacterium genome. Proteins encoded here:
- a CDS encoding VWA domain-containing protein; this encodes MFFEYPKLLWLLLILIPVIFLYIWREIKGKEPYLLVPTITPWKYNAGVFQKILKHVPFVLRCVAISFLILAIARPRSSSKLEKVSTEGIDIVLDMDVSTSMLAMDFKPDRISAAKQIAIQFISQRPADRMGIVVFAGESYTQSPLTTDRASLINLMKEINCDEIEDGTAIGNGLATAVARLKDSPAKSRVIILLTDGVNNTGEISPQMAAEIARTYGIRVYTIGVGAMGVAPYPFMTPYGVQVQDMKVEIDEPLLQGIAKETGGKYFRATDNTKLMEIYHEINKMEKSKTIVNSFPKYRELYMAFALIAFLAVALEIIMRLFVTKHLPD
- a CDS encoding DUF58 domain-containing protein, encoding MDTDLLSKVRKIEIRTRSLSHQIFAGEYHSAFKGRGMAFSEVREYQFGDDVRSMDWNVTARLRSPYIKVYEEERELTVVLLIDVSSSGIFGTTEKSKRDLAAEIAAVLSFSASINNDKVGALFFSSKVEKFIPPKKGRSHLLRIISELLEFKPTAQGTNISEALRFLTNAIKKKCTAFVLTDLYDVDKDCRPNYEEALKIAVNRHDISFINVYDPREREIPNVGFVRVRDAESGRESWVDTASIYVRDYYSQWGQEVLKQAQQLFNKYRVDSVSICTNEDYVKSLIKFFKQR
- a CDS encoding tRNA pseudouridine(38-40) synthase TruA, which codes for MKYFIRLSYNGAPFSGWQIQKNANSVQEELQKAFSTLLKEKIEITGAGRTDSGVNAVNYIAHTEISSIGKNPAEFLYKINAILPKEIVVKNIFKMPASAHARFDAVSRTYKYFLTLEKEPFNSAFTYFYRPGQLDFEAMNKAAKYFLGEQDFTSLEKLHSGAQNAICNVTAACWERQAGSTAAGTRGAAAGTGGAAAETGGAAFIIPCATDIYVFTVTSNRFLRNMVRAMVGSLLEVGSGKRKPEWIAEMLARKDRCAAGYSVPGNALFLTEIRYPYPIE
- a CDS encoding VWA domain-containing protein, which encodes MFLIFVIPLFYLFYALYRRGRNKRIAKFGTPELVDKLMPERSKSIGWVKLTCFSLAWLFLMLGLARPQIGAKLKESDDKGSEIMIALDVSNSMLARDYSPNRLERAKMDIAHLVNRLHNDRIGLVVFAGQSFVQLPITADYVSATAFLNSINTSSVPIQGTAIGDAIETCAKSFSEEGMAGKDNKAIIVITDGENHEDDAVAAAQSAREAGIRVYCIGVGTPQGQPIPMAGGGLMKDKQGNIVVTKLDETGLQEIAKAGDGAYVKAGDAEFGLDVILDKIRELSKQSYKALAFEEYDEQFMYFLAIALAFLLLEFLIGNRKLGKRIFMFAVLFLMIGTQGFAQRDKKQVGNGNRYFGKSKFKQAEVEYRKGLLRDSMSVVGRANLANTLYRLKDADNATKMFEATADTVSKIPFKMNWNGSGKTIVKKKYTKKDMGKPNNLSKFFFNAGNNYMAQKQYDKAAEMFKQSLVRNPSDMMAKANYAYAKKMAQNQQNQNKDNNKNNKDNKDKNNNNQNQNQNQNQNQNNQNKNNQGNNNQNQNQNNNNQNKNNQNQNQNNQNNQNNQNKQNPQQQPQGGGQQPKMSQQNAQQMLQAIQDKENQTQQKVQKARAAAAKSRQKEKNW
- a CDS encoding AAA family ATPase — translated: MESVNIKELNDRIQKESAFVDIITMEMNKVIVGQKHLVEDLMIGLLADGHLLLEGMPGLAKTLAISTLADIIDAKFNRIQFTPDLLPADIVGTMIYSQKSEQFQVKQGPVFANFVLADEINRSPAKVQSALLEAMQEREVTIGDQTYKLPDPFLVMATQNPIEQEGTYPLPEAQMDRFMLKVIVNYPKKDEEKMIIRMHNAQQFPKASTVLKPEDIIRARSVVKDVYMDEKIEKYIVDIVYATRTPQEYGLGKLKNLIQYGASPRASISLAKAAKAYAFIKRRGYVIPEDVRAVCYEVMRHRIGLTYEAEAENITPENIITDVVNVVEVP